One stretch of Lucilia cuprina isolate Lc7/37 chromosome 6, ASM2204524v1, whole genome shotgun sequence DNA includes these proteins:
- the LOC111683443 gene encoding activity-regulated cytoskeleton associated protein 1: MAQMVQMTTEQLQQLIEAVRVSAASGAAANVVSGTKSKGSFSNCSSRFGGQRDHEAVEEFITSIVTYKEVESISDEDALKGISLLFYGLASTWWQGVRKEAKTWDDVLALIRDHFSPTKPAYQIYVDIFDKKQDDKTAIDTFVCQKRALLAQLPDGRHDEETEIDFVYGLLNIKYRKHIARQDFKTFRELLEKGRVIEHNMMEDEANQQGPVRGAKGTKRCTYCNFRGHTFEQCRKRKNGDNASNNGD; encoded by the coding sequence ATGGCTCAAATGGTGCAAATGACTACTGAACAATTACAACAACTTATCGAGGCCGTACGTGTTTCAGCTGCCAGTGGAGCAGCCGCAAATGTTGTGTCAGGAACCAAGTCCAAAGGTAGTTTCAGTAATTGTTCATCCCGCTTTGGCGGCCAACGTGATCATGAAGCTGTTGAAGAATTTATCACCTCAATTGTAACATACAAAGAAGTGGAATCGATTAGTGATGAAGATGCCTTAAAGGGTATTTCCTTGCTGTTCTATGGTTTGGCCTCAACTTGGTGGCAAGGTGTGCGCAAGGAAGCTAAAACTTGGGATGATGTTTTGGCTTTGATACGTGACCATTTCTCACCCACCAAACCAGCCTATCAAATCTATGTGGACATTTTCGATAAGAAACAAGATGACAAAACCGCTATCGATACCTTTGTGTGCCAGAAGAGAGCCCTATTGGCTCAATTGCCCGATGGTAGACATGATGAAGAAACCGAAATTGATTTTGTCTATGGTTTGCTGAACATCAAATACCGTAAACATATTGCTCGTCAAGACTTTAAAACATTCCGTGAACTGTTGGAAAAAGGTCGTGTTATCGAGCACAATATGATGGAAGATGAAGCCAATCAACAGGGTCCTGTTAGAGGTGCCAAAGGCACTAAAAGATGTACTTACTGCAATTTCCGTGGTCATACTTTTGAACAATGTCGCAAACGTAAAAATGGCGATAATGCCTCCAATAATGGCGACTAA